DNA from Asticcacaulis excentricus:
AGAGATCGGCATGGCTCTTGGAGATCGACCACTTCAAACCGTTGAGTTTGTCCTTCGCGTCGCGCCATTCGCTCGATGTGGATCGCGTCAGAATAAGGCGGGTGGCCAGTTCATTTTGCGCAGACAAAACGAGGTTGCCGTCCAGATAGGCCTCGCCCTGATTGTGAGAGCCGACCTGGGCGTAGGCGGACGCGAAGGTGCGGGGTTGCGGCGTTTTGGTCACGACGTTCACACTGCCGCCCGGCTCCGTGCGCACCGCCGTCAAGGCCCCAGCACCGCGGACCACATCCAGCCGTTCAACGAAGGCGCTGGCGTACCCGTAATTGCTCAGACGCACGCCATCACGCATGACCCGGCTGTTGCCCGTCCCGGAGTCGGCGATCGCACCCCTGAGCATAAAGACGGGTGAGTGCACACCGGTGAAGCTGAAATCGGGCTGTGCGCCAGGAACGTTGCGAAGGGCATCATTGAGCGTCAGACCGCCCTGAATATCTACCGTTTCAATATCAACGCTTGAGGTTGAGAACGGTACCTTCTGGTCCGGAGCGGGGGCACCGGCGGCCAGATTGGATGACGCGCCGCGGACGATGACCTCTGTAACAGGGGCATTCTCTGTTGTTTCCGCGATGGCAGGAAGGGCTGAAGCCAGAAGCGCGATGGCCGTCGAGGTCAGAAAGAAGGGTTTCATGAGTCTATATCTATCCAGAAAGCGTGTCTCAGACGGGGGATTTGGCCGCAATGGCGCGGGCCTTGGCATCCATTGGCGCCAGCATGTCCGTGATCATCTTACGCATCCGGGGCTCGGTCGTCTGAGGCGTACCCCCCGGTATGGGCGGTTCCGGGGCGTATTCAGCCATCAGCATCAGCCCCTGAGCGTAGGCGTCACCGCGCAGCAACCGCGTTACCGTTATGGCCATGTCGATACCCGCCGAAACACCGGCCCCGGTGACCATCTGACCGTCAACCACAACGCGGGCATCGACCGGACGCCCTCCGAAGGCCTCAAGCGACTGACGTGCCGCCCAGTGCCCTGTGCAGGTCTTGCCCTTCAGGAGCCCGGCGGCGGCCAGAACAAGCGAGCCGGTACAGGTGCTGGTGATGAATTTCGCCTTTTCCGCGCTGTTTTTCAGGAACGACAGCACCTGTGGGTCTTCCATGGCGCGCAGGGTACCGGTCGTCCCCCCCGGGTACAAAAATGACGTCATAATTCGGTCTGGCGGAGGCCAGTGTTTTGGTGGGCAGAATGGCCACACCCGTGTCTGTCATGACGGGCGCGACCTTATCCTCCATCGTGAGGATATCGACCTTTGCCCCCATCAACTGCGAGAAGAAGTATTGGGGCCCGATGAGATCAAGCGCCGTGAACTTGGGGTAAACCAGCATGGCAATCTTTTCGTTGCCGAGCAGCTTCAGTTCGGGAATGGCCGCCATCATCTGCTCATGGCTCTGAGCCGCGTCAGCCTCCTGAGCGTTGGCCATAGGTGCCATAACGCCCAGGCTCGCCAGCATAGAGGCTATACCCATCATATCTCGACGACTGATCGACATGGCTGCCCCCTTAATAGGCCAGACGCAAGGTCACAGAGGCCGTGCGCGGTGCGCCCGGCTGTACCCAGTCCTGCACAAACTGATGCGATCCGGTGTAATAGCGCTCATCGAAGAGGTTATTGACGTTGAGCTGGATAAGCGCGGCCTTGCCACTGACCTCGAAGGCCCGCGATACCATGGCATCGACCCGCGTGTAGGCCGGCATGACAAAGGTGTTGCCAATGTCGCCATAACGGTCACCCTGATAGAAGAGCCCTGCCCCAACACGCCATTTCTCCGAAACACTGTAGGTGGCCCAGAGGCTGGCAGCGTGCTCGGGCACATTGGCCAGCGCCTTGCCCTGATAGTTGGCGTCCTGCGTGACCTCGGTATCTGTGTAGGCGTAGGAGGCAATCAGCGACAGGGCGGGCGTCACTTCACCAATGACATCGACTTCCAGCCCGCGGGAGCGCGCTTCACCGGTCGTCAGGATCTCGCCCGTCACATAGTAGAGCGTGAAGTCAGCCCGGTTTTTCTTGATCAGTTCGTAGAGGGCAACGGTGGCTGAGAGCTTTCCATCCGGGGCCTGATATTTGTAACCGATCTCGGTCTGTTTCGCGGTTTCGGGATCGACGGCCTTGCCCAGCATATCACGACCATTATTGGCGGCGAGAGATGACTGGGCCTGCGCATAGAGGGTCTGGTTGGGCGAAAACGACCAGACAAGACCGGCCCTTGGCGAGGTGTACTCAACCGTATTGGTCGTCACACCGGGGAGAATATACCCCGCTTCTGCCTTATCGTGGCGCACCGCCAGAACCAGATTCAGCCCGTTGCCGAAATCGATCTGATCCTGAACACTGAGCCCTTGCCAGTTGTTGTAGTCCACATAGTCCAGCGCATCGAGAACGACCGTGTCGCCGAGCTTGGGCGTGTTGGTGAAGACAGGATTGTAGATATCCACGCCGCCGATGGCGGAGAAGAGCGTAATGCCTTTCTTTTTCGCGCGATAGGCATCAGCACTGATCAGCAGATTGTGGGTGACCTTGCCCGCGGTGATCTTACCGGTCAGGTCGAGCGCATACTGTCCCATCGAATTGGAGCCGTCGGGACGCGCATAGTAATAGTACCGGCACAAGGGGTTCCCGTCCCCATCGCAGGCACCCGACATGGCCATATCCATACGATAGGGTGTGATATCGACCTCGCGCATGTCGGCATCAAAGCTGATGGCTTTGGCCTTCAGGCTCCAGTTATCCGAGAGCCGATGAGCGACTTCGAAGCGCAGGACGCGGCTTTCGATGTGCGAGAGTTCTGGTGCATTGTTGAACTGCGTGTGCAAAGGCAGGTTGGCGACGGTATTGCCGATCGCCGGGATACCGTAGTCATTGCGGTAGCGATGATCGAGATAATCCGCCGAAGCGGACACCGTCGTGTTGGGCGAAGCCTGCCATTGAACTTTCAACCCGACCGAGGCCAGCTTTTCCTCGACGAAGTCACGCACCGAGTCTGTGGTGTAATAGCTGGCGGAACCGCCCACCAAAAGCGTCTTATCGTCAGTGACGGCCCCGCCGCCATTCAGGGAGGTCGAGGACAGGCCATATTCACCCAGGGTCTGCGCGAATTCGAGACCCGGCATGGCGCGCAGAGACTTGGTGACCACGTTCACAACCCCGCCGGGCTCGCCGCGGCCAAACAGGACCGAGTTCGGGCCTTTCAAGACCTCCACCGCCTGAACGTTGGTCATGTTAACCGGCAGGCCTGAGACCCGTGTGCCGTCGAGGTAATAGTTGGAGGCCCCCAGCATCGAGCCAAACGCTGTCATCGAGGTTGACGGAAAGCCCCGCAGAACCAGCAAAGGCTGCGTCAGGCCATTAAAGCCGAAATCTGTTGTGACGCCCGACACATTGCGCGTGGCATCAGACAGGGTGAACACCTGCTGGTCCTGAAGAACCTCAACGGGCACAACCTGAATAGCCTGAGGTGTAAGGAGGTTCGGGATCGCTGTCCGGTTTGCTTCGGTTGTACGGGCCGGTAAAAGCTTACGGCCGGTCACCACGACCTCGGTTGTTACCTCACCCGCCTCGGCCGCCTGAGAGACAACAGGGGTCGACAGGGCGGCCATGGCCGCGGTCATCAAGAGATGGGTTTTCATTAGGTTTCCCGGCATCAGCGAAAGATATGCTCACGCTCGTAGCCGTTGGTGCGTCCCAAAGAACTTGGACATTTTGTCCCGTTTCATGACCTCCGCTTTTGAGTAGCGTGACATTCCTTCTCTCGCCCGTCACTTAGACGGTGCCCGCAGACAAAAACTGAGAGGAGCCATGGACAAAGTGTCCAATCCCGGTCCTGCCTCCTGACGTATAGATATTTCGCTCACCCGACGACCTGACCCTTATCGAATTTCTATCTCCGATCCGACATCTGTTGTCGCCCATCACCGCTCTTGAAAGGATCGATCATGAAGTCCATGGCTTTCGCTACCGCCCTCGCCCTGCTGGCGACGACCACCGTGCCAACAGGAGTACGCGCGCAATCCATCTCCGCGACCTCCGCTGATGCGGCCTTTACCCTGCCCACCCTGCCCTATGCGGCAAATGCGCTGGAACCGGCCATTGATGCCGAAACCATGACCATCCATCACGATCGCCATCACAAGGCCTATGTCGATACGCTCAACAAAGCCATAAACGAGACCCCCGCGCTTAAGGGGAAATCGCTAGCAGAGCTTCTGGCTGGCGCTGGTAGCCTCCCTATGGTGGTGCGCAATAATGCCGGCGGACACTGGAACCACAGTTTCTTCTGGCAAACCCTGACCCCTGCGGCGCAGTCCGGCCAGCCGTCTCCGGCACTGGCTAAGGCGATTGCGGATCAATGGGGTTCACTCGACGCCTTCAAAGCGGAATTCAAGAAAGCCGGAACCGGCCGTTTCGGATCGGGGTGGGCCTGGCTGATTGTCGGGAAGGACGGCAAACTGGCCATCACCTCCACACCCAATCAGGACAATCCGCTGATGGACGTCGCCGAGGTTAAGGGCACGCCAATCCTCGGTAACGATCTTTGGGAGCACGCCTATTATCTGAAGTATCAAAACAAGCGCGCCGACTATCTCGACGCCTTCTGGCAGATCGTCAACTGGAAGGCCGTATCTGACCGTTATGCCGATGCCATAAAGAAATGAGCCAGTGCCCGGCCACCACGGCCGGGCATTTCCCTACAAAGGATCTGGGAGGCGGTTACTCTTCCGATCTCTCCAAGTGACCTCTATAGCCAGCGGAAAACCCGGAAACTCGATTTTACGTCTTTTCGAAGAATTCAGGGAGGCGACCTTCCACGGCTTTCAACTCAGCCCCGGAGATGGTGAGCCAGGCGAGTTGCAGACCATAAAAGAACATCAGGAGCGAAAAGGGTAACGAGAACGGCTCGTGCTCTTTGGCGAACCACAACGCACGTGATGCGAGGGTCAGTGCTGATGCGCCAGGCACCCAGATAAGTAGCGACTGGAAAG
Protein-coding regions in this window:
- a CDS encoding DJ-1/PfpI family protein, with amino-acid sequence MTSFLYPGGTTGTLRAMEDPQVLSFLKNSAEKAKFITSTCTGSLVLAAAGLLKGKTCTGHWAARQSLEAFGGRPVDARVVVDGQMVTGAGVSAGIDMAITVTRLLRGDAYAQGLMLMAEYAPEPPIPGGTPQTTEPRMRKMITDMLAPMDAKARAIAAKSPV
- a CDS encoding superoxide dismutase; the encoded protein is MKSMAFATALALLATTTVPTGVRAQSISATSADAAFTLPTLPYAANALEPAIDAETMTIHHDRHHKAYVDTLNKAINETPALKGKSLAELLAGAGSLPMVVRNNAGGHWNHSFFWQTLTPAAQSGQPSPALAKAIADQWGSLDAFKAEFKKAGTGRFGSGWAWLIVGKDGKLAITSTPNQDNPLMDVAEVKGTPILGNDLWEHAYYLKYQNKRADYLDAFWQIVNWKAVSDRYADAIKK
- a CDS encoding TonB-dependent siderophore receptor, whose amino-acid sequence is MKTHLLMTAAMAALSTPVVSQAAEAGEVTTEVVVTGRKLLPARTTEANRTAIPNLLTPQAIQVVPVEVLQDQQVFTLSDATRNVSGVTTDFGFNGLTQPLLVLRGFPSTSMTAFGSMLGASNYYLDGTRVSGLPVNMTNVQAVEVLKGPNSVLFGRGEPGGVVNVVTKSLRAMPGLEFAQTLGEYGLSSTSLNGGGAVTDDKTLLVGGSASYYTTDSVRDFVEEKLASVGLKVQWQASPNTTVSASADYLDHRYRNDYGIPAIGNTVANLPLHTQFNNAPELSHIESRVLRFEVAHRLSDNWSLKAKAISFDADMREVDITPYRMDMAMSGACDGDGNPLCRYYYYARPDGSNSMGQYALDLTGKITAGKVTHNLLISADAYRAKKKGITLFSAIGGVDIYNPVFTNTPKLGDTVVLDALDYVDYNNWQGLSVQDQIDFGNGLNLVLAVRHDKAEAGYILPGVTTNTVEYTSPRAGLVWSFSPNQTLYAQAQSSLAANNGRDMLGKAVDPETAKQTEIGYKYQAPDGKLSATVALYELIKKNRADFTLYYVTGEILTTGEARSRGLEVDVIGEVTPALSLIASYAYTDTEVTQDANYQGKALANVPEHAASLWATYSVSEKWRVGAGLFYQGDRYGDIGNTFVMPAYTRVDAMVSRAFEVSGKAALIQLNVNNLFDERYYTGSHQFVQDWVQPGAPRTASVTLRLAY